The Erythrolamprus reginae isolate rEryReg1 chromosome 3, rEryReg1.hap1, whole genome shotgun sequence genome contains a region encoding:
- the LDLRAD1 gene encoding low-density lipoprotein receptor class A domain-containing protein 1 isoform X1 — protein sequence MNRTYPQNIDTDSLGSTISHLTDKKDCCRKCFSWTLCTRRCICVSAISLVILGIIIAIIALIVTIGISPPTPVNRLCVTTSKQTGFLCDNRETCISASEVCDARQNCANGEDEQEELCNDLPKSLPGHLIFYCKNRRLWIYADKKCNGFNDCGDCSDEIGSQANCPPCGSESWHCTLVVFHDYCTCIPRSFCRDGIQHCFDWSDEYLCTR from the exons ATGAACAGAACTTACCCACAG aATATTGATACGGATTCACTGGGTTCAACCATATCCCATCTCACTGATAAGAAAG ACTGCTGCAGAAAGTGTTTTTCCTGGACCCTTTGCACTCGACGATGCATCTGTGTATCTGCCATTAGTCTTGTCATACTTGGTATAATCATTGCCATCATCGCACTGATTGTGACCATCGGCATTTCTCCTCCTACCCCAG TTAACCGTTTATGTGTGACTACCAGTAAGCAGACAGGCTTTTTATGTGATAACAGAGAGACCTGCATTTCAGCCAGTGAAGTTTGTGACGCAAGACAAAATTGTGCCAATGGGGAAGATGAGCAAGAAGAGTTATGTA ATGATTTGCCAAAAAGCCTTCCTGGCCACTTGATATTTTATTGCAAGAATCGCAGGCTTTGGATCTACGCAGACAAAAAGTGTAATGGATTTAATGATTGTGGAGATTGTTCTGATGAAATAGGGTCAC aaGCCAACTGTCCTCCTTGTGGATCCGAGTCTTGGCATTGTACCCTGGTGGTCTTCCATGACTATTGTACCTGCATTCCTAGAAGTTTTTGCCGAGATGGAATACAACACTGCTTTGACTGGTCTGATGAATACCTCTGTACAAGATGA
- the LRRC42 gene encoding leucine-rich repeat-containing protein 42, which translates to MSCYLDAETVPEREPVYVRENGQLFMINQASGRGINYTPNSRPSRLFSKEFSVELCVNKENDNGRTDHFIFTYTKEGSLRYSSKSLFSLVLSYIADNIHYVDSLNDFPEQIAEKLFYAADARQKFMDSKTGLCALQTFTNAYGCLVLQKLCLRNGSLIISEKLEEIKSFRNLTHLDLSCCKLGNDHELLEHVTNESLSSLTHLLLKDNCLSDVGLRKMTARVRVMKRGLENLSVLDLSYNPGITNKGVRYLRPFKKLNYLDLSGTALRDTKEVIDQIQTLMDLVHSKIPLKEFDHSSCKTEGWAEQVILQWKHAVLEVVNSKESIKSRLAAQHFYGKRPKSEGSQESLLGEKQREYYENLQFFKERTETSDNPLPQRDMEMIEEFPKRRRIAVEQKKRHLQSELLNFSQTEWDLLNSY; encoded by the exons ATGTCATGCTATCTTGATGCTGAAACTGTTCCAGAAAGAGAACCTGTATATGTTCGAGAAAATGGTCAGCTCTTTATGATAAATCAAGCTTCAGGAAGAGGAATCAATTATACTCCAAATTCAAGGCCTTCAAGATTGTTCTCCAAAGAATTCTCCGTTGAGCTTTGTGTCAACAAGGAAAATGACAATGGAAGGACAGATCATTTTATCTTTACTTACACAAAGGAGGGGAGTCTTCGTTATTCTTCCAAGTCTCTTTTCAGCCTAGTCCTGAGCTACATTGCTGACAATATTCATTATGTTGACTCACTGAATGACTTTCCAGAACAGATAGCAGAAAAGCTTTTTTATGCTGCAGATGCTAGGCAAAAATTCATGGACTCAAAAACAGGGCTTTGTGCTTTGCAGACATTCACTAATGCTTATGGATGCCTAGTGCTTCAGAAACTATGCTTGAGAAATGG TTCTCTAATTATTTCTGAAAAACTTGAAGAAATTAAATCTTTCCGAAATCTGACACATTTGGATTTGTCCTGTTGTAAACTTGGAAATGACCATGAGCTACTAGAGCATGTCACCAATGAAAGTCTGTCCAG TCTAACTCACCTTCTCCTGAAAGATAACTGCTTATCAGATGTTGGGCTTCGCAAAATGACAGCACGAGTTCGAGTGATGAAAAGAGGCCTTGAAAATCTCTCAGTGTTGGATTTGTCTT atAATCCAGGAATCACAAATAAAGGAGTTAGGTATCTGCGTCCTTTCAAGAAGTTGAACTATTTGGATCTCTCTGGAACTGCCCTcagg GACACAAAAGAAGTCATTGATCAAATCCAGACGCTTATGGACTTAGTCCATTCAAAGATCCCTTTGAAAGAATTTGATCATAGCAGCTGCAAAACAGAAGGATGGGCAGAGCAG GTTATCTTGCAGTGGAAACATGCAGTCCTAGAAGTAGTTAACTCCAAAGAAAGTATAAAATCTAGACTAGCAGCTCAACATTTCT ATGGAAAAAGACCTAAATCAGAAGGTTCCCAAGAATCACTGTTGGGGGAAAAGCAAAGAGAATATTATGAGAACTTGCAGTTCTTCAAAGAAAGAACAGAGACATCAGATAATCCTTTGCCACAGAGAGACATGGAAATGATTGAAGAATTCCCAAAGAGAAGGAGAATTGCAGTGGAGCAGAAAAAACGCCACCTTCAATCAGAACTCCTTAACTTTTCACAGACAGAGTGGGACCTGCTAAACTCTTATTGA
- the IFT25 gene encoding intraflagellar transport protein 25 homolog isoform X2: MKLTNYCLSSEGADVILATSSDEMYPAENIIDGRSETFWTTTGMFPQEFIISFHKCVTISKLTIQCCLADQFLSCLSGGIHLLNMRGSETARGEALTCEWRELTHTKRCNVNQWRR; this comes from the exons ATGAAGCTTACCAATTACTGTCTCAGCTCTGAGGGAGCCGATGTTATTTTAgcaacctccagtgatgaaatgtACCCGGCGGAAAACATCATTGACGG GCGATCTGAAACTTTTTGGACCACGACAGGGATGTTTCCTCAGGAATTTATTATTTCCTTTCATAAATGTGTGACCATTAGCAAACTGACAATTCAGTGTTGCTTAG CTGACCAGTTCCTCAGCTGCCTTTCGGGCGGAATCCACCTTCTGAACATGCGTGGAAGTGAAACTGCACGAGGGGAAGCGCTCACTTGCGAGTGGCGCGAGCTGACACATACAAAACGTtgcaatgtgaaccagtggcgAAGATAA
- the LDLRAD1 gene encoding low-density lipoprotein receptor class A domain-containing protein 1 isoform X2 encodes MNRTYPQNIDTDSLGSTISHLTDKKVNRLCVTTSKQTGFLCDNRETCISASEVCDARQNCANGEDEQEELCNDLPKSLPGHLIFYCKNRRLWIYADKKCNGFNDCGDCSDEIGSQANCPPCGSESWHCTLVVFHDYCTCIPRSFCRDGIQHCFDWSDEYLCTR; translated from the exons ATGAACAGAACTTACCCACAG aATATTGATACGGATTCACTGGGTTCAACCATATCCCATCTCACTGATAAGAAAG TTAACCGTTTATGTGTGACTACCAGTAAGCAGACAGGCTTTTTATGTGATAACAGAGAGACCTGCATTTCAGCCAGTGAAGTTTGTGACGCAAGACAAAATTGTGCCAATGGGGAAGATGAGCAAGAAGAGTTATGTA ATGATTTGCCAAAAAGCCTTCCTGGCCACTTGATATTTTATTGCAAGAATCGCAGGCTTTGGATCTACGCAGACAAAAAGTGTAATGGATTTAATGATTGTGGAGATTGTTCTGATGAAATAGGGTCAC aaGCCAACTGTCCTCCTTGTGGATCCGAGTCTTGGCATTGTACCCTGGTGGTCTTCCATGACTATTGTACCTGCATTCCTAGAAGTTTTTGCCGAGATGGAATACAACACTGCTTTGACTGGTCTGATGAATACCTCTGTACAAGATGA
- the IFT25 gene encoding intraflagellar transport protein 25 homolog isoform X1 — translation MKLTNYCLSSEGADVILATSSDEMYPAENIIDGRSETFWTTTGMFPQEFIISFHKCVTISKLTIQCCLVKRLRIEKSVSKDPVDFEKCIEKDLQCKDGELQTEDFSFPEIQATYLRIIILSASDAFVSVHRVIAEGLSHEN, via the exons ATGAAGCTTACCAATTACTGTCTCAGCTCTGAGGGAGCCGATGTTATTTTAgcaacctccagtgatgaaatgtACCCGGCGGAAAACATCATTGACGG GCGATCTGAAACTTTTTGGACCACGACAGGGATGTTTCCTCAGGAATTTATTATTTCCTTTCATAAATGTGTGACCATTAGCAAACTGACAATTCAGTGTTGCTTAG tgAAGAGGTTACGCATTGAAAAAAGTGTATCTAAAGATCCAGTTGATTTTGAAAAATGCATTGAAAAAG atttacaATGTAAAGATGGGGAACTACAAACAGAAGATTTTTCT TTTCCTGAAATCCAAGCTACATATCTTCGAATCATCATTTTATCTGCTTCTGATGCTTTTGTGTCAGTTCATAGAGTAATAGCAGAAGGACTATCACATGAAAATTAA